From one Gossypium hirsutum isolate 1008001.06 chromosome D08, Gossypium_hirsutum_v2.1, whole genome shotgun sequence genomic stretch:
- the LOC107920088 gene encoding uncharacterized protein, translating into MLSIENPSSDPSCSPQFTGSDDEVDLLKQPSLDHHHHKNPLPNFSIRDYVFNGRSKDINKNWPFSSESLQLVLKHGMKDPLPPFQHLDIVRNQPKETHVVETNPIEKQRSTHHGVLDSYDIDSVLVDKQSISVEEGSSAQVKAVVALKSQKTEKTTKPSGKKCRLIVKFGGHSDCSSTEDIASNCSVVSESMGSKVCPVCKSFSSSSNTTLNAHMDQCLSVESTPKWTVDSKLTRHKIKPRKTKLLVDVYATAKSYTLEELDRRNGRSWALASNISDFEGLEMCDEGKKKRTNSQNNGEGTVDLGAVYVDANGTKLRILSKVNDVPVLVPLPPVSKHGDDLGPSYKSLKIGKGSKKKRCHALKHHKYLKHEDAPQCRKNCSHKTPSSMIVGGREGYREEEDSCKSVELCVSKQIKSNDTRNFKESVCYKQEGLSRKPNNQEKTGDLRFQSDQSHEGGRVMERNCVRKLKHSSKNPFSSPRKCARIEKPVYEALVICRKERSLGMKRVRSALFQASMQNKVEKPLHQREQNAKQSISEDRPCLDDDHTMRSLNSNENCTSSLSEMMVDIDANSNPDSPIADTTTTISHQFSAPKCFSFSLQKKKISASSRSSMIESGSNLVKKHSTRENRLHFMAEIDEAIARDYEADQECKLVHDDAKNQREGNEITEELPSEPHSYYHDETENMYSSTGGSEDILDKLDGLESVEETITSLSRSLGTKPGKLSNIPNKISDSFQTNEDYTGPLCGGEGLVFPTERNLVDKPNIFCAEVGLNIIGQAANVGELDSDVAQSNSFLEVDPILIPGPPGSFLPSPRDMGSDDFQGNASTANQIRSSRDQLDLVDGDSSDSPLSVLSTISNSMEARFDLKYEEPLAFLGAPAAMETDRSGYSTAKSDTLVENGVAVEHTSPGQERTFEGEKFQVPRISIEKKPFFSKNDDQPCCCQTKERSFQGFALNYHESQLLRRRTMASMMVPAIRTQNGANPGFGPNNLAARPETFSLTSNAELGSEQMVLPVMKPPLGPIPFKGCPDGGVKLSGHGVCDSASPSSSNPVLRLMGKNLMVVDKEEEASMPLGQGRPCAQSDNRNQDEMPFHHAMRPCSMIFNQNPNDLVERTFDAYLTNGYRNRATLATPPQTTLQLPVGLFLDEHRHHSFTTSMEPYKLLPTARCNMEKVSTLDCKDRSEESIVCSKEVIVIDDDPKIESNKTTDIAKRSEVSGDTHGISKPLDRNHSIANHRYPVVIQNNNFHGITSSSFMGTSHFIYYAPNLS; encoded by the exons ATGTTATCCATTGAAAACCCTTCATCAGATCCTTCATGTTCTCCCCAATTCACTGGTAGTGATGATGAGGTAGATCTGCTGAAGCAGCCATCTCttgatcatcatcatcataagaACCCACTCCCCAATTTCTCCATAAG AGATTACGTGTTCAATGGCCGGAGCAAGGATATCAACAAGAATTGGCCTTTTTCTTCAGAAAGTTTACAACTTGTTTTGAAACATGGCATGAAGGATCCATTGCCACCATTTCAGCATCTTGATATTGTGAGAAACCAACCCAAAGAGACACATGTGGTCGAAACCAATCCAATTGAGAAGCAAAGATCAACCCATCATGGGGTACTAGATTCATATGATATAGACTCGGTTCTCGTTGACAAGCAATCCATttcagtggaagaaggatcatcAGCCCAAGTTAAAGCTGTTGTTGCTTTGAAGTCTCAAAAGACTGAAAAAACAACTAAACCATCAGGCAAGAAGTGCAGGTTGATAGTGAAATTTGGTGGTCATTCTGATTGTAGCTCTACCGAAGATATTGCTTCAAATTGTTCCGTGGTATCGGAATCAATGGGTTCGAAAGTTTGCCCTGTTTGTaaatcattttcttcttcttctaataCCACTTTGAATGCTCATATGGACCAGTGCCTTTCTGTTGAGTCAACTCCCAAATGGACAGTGGATTCTAAGCTTACAAGGCATAAAATTAAACCAAGGAAAACAAAACTGTTGGTAGATGTATATGCTACTGCTAAATCCTACACATTAGAAGAGCTTGATAGGAGGAATGGTAGAAGCTGGGCCCTTGCTTCAAACATCTCTGACTTTGAAGGACTTGAAATGTGTGatgaagggaaaaagaaaagaacaaattcCCAAAATAATGGTGAGGGTACTGTCGATTTAGGTGCTGTTTATGTTGATGCTAATGGCACCAAGCTTCGGATTTTATCGAAAGTTAACGATGTGCCAGTGCTGGTTCCATTGCCACCAGTGTCAAAACATGGTGATGATCTTGGACCATCTTACAAGTCTTTGAAAATAGGTAAAGGAAGCAAAAAGAAAAGGTGTCATGCCCTAAAACATCACAAGTATCTCAAACATGAGGATGCTCCTCAATGCAGAAAAAATTGCTCTCATAAGACCCCTTCTTCAATG ATAGTTGGAGGTCGAGAAGGATATCGTGAAGAAGAAGACAGTTGCAAGAGTGTGGAACTGTGTGTGTCGAAGCAAATAAAATCCAATGATACTAGAAACTTTAAGGAAAGTGTGTGCTATAAACAAGAAGGTCTTTCAAGGAAGCCTAATAATCAAGAGAAAACTGGGGACTTGCGGTTTCAGAGTGATCAATCTCATGAAGGTGGTCGTGTTATGGAGAGAAATTGTGTTCGCAAGTTAAAACATTCTTCTAAAAACCCATTTTCTTCTCCTAGGAAATGTGCGAGGATAGAAAAGCCTGTTTATGAAGCACTGGTTATCTGTAGAAAGGAGCGTTCTTTGGGAATGAAGAGAGTAAGGAGTGCCTTGTTTCAAGCCAGCATGCAAAACAAGGTGGAGAAGCCGCTTCACCAACGTGAGCAAAATGCAAAACAGTCAATCAGCGAAGACCGTCCCTGTCTAGATGATGACCATACAATGAGATCTTTGAACTCTAACGAAAATTGCACATCTTCGTTGAGTGAAATGATGGTTGATATTGATGCAAATAGTAATCCTGATTCGCCTATCGCTGATACTACAACAACTATTAGTCATCAGTTTTCCGCACCCAAATGCTTCAGCTTTTCcttgcaaaagaaaaagatatCTGCTAGCAGCAGGTCATCAATGATTGAATCTGGTTCTAACTTGGTTAAGAAACATTCAACAAGGGAGAATCGACTTCATTTTATGGCAGAAATAGATGAGGCAATAGCTCGGGATTATGAGGCAGATCAAGAATGTAAATTGGTGCATGATGATGCTAAAAATCAACGTGAGGGGAACGAGATTACTGAAGAACTACCATCGGAACCTCACTCTTATTATCATGATGAGACAGAGAACATGTATTCTTCTACTGGAGGCAGTGAGGATATTCTGGATAAACTTGATGGTTTGGAATCTGTTGAGGAGACGATTACTAGTTTGAGTCGGTCACTAGGAACCAAGCCTGGCAAACTGAGTAATATTCCCAATAAAATATCTGATTCTTTTCAAACTAATGAAGATTACACCGGCCCTTTGTGTGGGGGTGAAGGACTAGTATTTCCTACTGAGCGAAATCTTGTTGATAAACCAAATATATTTTGTGCTGAAGTTGGTCTCAATATAATTGGACAAGCTGCTAATGTAGGAGAATTAGATTCTGATGTGGCACAAAGCAACTCATTTCTTGAGGTTGATCCAATACTTATTCCTGGTCCGCCAGGATCGTTTTTGCCAAGTCCTAGAGATATGGGCTCTGATGATTTTCAAGGAAATGCATCAACAGCCAACCAGATTCGATCCTCTCGAGATCAGCTTGATTTGGTAGATGGGGACTCATCAGATTCACCCCTATCCGTATTGTCAACAATCTCTAATTCTATGGAAGCCAGGTTCGATTTGAAGTATGAAGAACCATTAGCATTTCTTGGTGCTCCTGCAGCTATGGAAACGGATAGATCTGGCTACTCTACTGCCAAGTCTGACACCTTAGTTGAGAATGGTGTTGCTGTGGAACATACAAGCCCGGGACAGGAAAGAACTTTTGAAGGAGAGAAATTTCAGGTCCCTCGAATATCTATTGAAAAGAAGCCTTTCTTTTCCAAAAATGATGATCAACCATGCTGTTGCCAAACAAAAGAGAGATCCTTCCAAGGTTTTGCTCTAAATTATCATGAGTCACAGCTACTAAGGCGACGAACAATGGCTTCGATGATGGTGCCTGCCATCAGAACGCAAAATGGTGCCAATCCAGGTTTCGGTCCCAATAATTTGGCGGCAAGACCAGAAACATTTTCTCTGACAAGTAATGCAGAACTAGGATCTGAACAAATGGTTCTCCCTGTCATGAAACCTCCTTTAGGTCCCATCCCTTTTAAAGGATGCCCCGATGGTGGTGTCAAGCTTTCTGGTCACGGTGTATGTGATTCTGCTAGTCCATCCTCATCTAATCCCGTTCTCAGGCTAATGGGGAAGAACTTAATGGTGGTTGACAAGGAGGAAGAAGCATCTATGCCACTTGGTCAAGGCCGGCCATGTGCCCAGAGTGATAACCGGAATCAAGACGAGATGCCCTTCCATCATGCAATGCGTCCATGTTCTATGATCTTCAATCAGAATCCAAATGATTTGGTGGAGCGAACTTTTGACGCCTACTTGACAAATGGCTATAGAAACCGTGCCACTCTCGCAACCCCACCACAAACAACTCTACAACTTCCGGTTGGCTTGTTCCTCGACGAGCATAGGCATCACAGTTTCACTACCTCTATGGAGCCATACAAGCTACTTCCAACTGCAAGATGCAATATGGAGAAAGTTTCAACTCTAGACTGCAAAGATAGGAGCGAGGAATCTATTGTTTGCAGTAAAGAAGTCATTGTCATCGATGATGATCCCAAAATTGAATCGAACAAGACAACTGACATTGCAAAACGGTCTGAAGTCTCGGGGGACACACATGGCATATCAAAGCCATTAGATCGAAATCATAGTATTGCAAACCACAGGTATCCAGTAGTGATACAAAATAACAACTTCCATGGAATCACTTCAAGTTCTTTCATGGGAACAAGTCATTTCATATACTATGCTCCCAATTTGTCTTAG